The following coding sequences lie in one Apium graveolens cultivar Ventura chromosome 1, ASM990537v1, whole genome shotgun sequence genomic window:
- the LOC141674763 gene encoding WD repeat-containing protein 26 homolog, which yields MGGVEDDQPPSKRVKVTSKHLEGFANGFSPRESPSCSLSLMMARPLSSKGDDEILGTKGIVKKVELVRIITEALYSLGYERTGAHLEEESGIHLQSSVVKLFMQQILDGNWDKSLHTLHKFSQLDETTIKSASFVILEQKFLELLDEEKLMDALKTLRTEIAPLCINSNRIHNLSTCIVSPSQYDQTEFAAKTAVKAKARSALLEELQRIFPPTVIIPERRLVHLVEQALDLQRDACIFHNSLVQDMSLYTDHQCGRDQIPSQTLQILQEHSDEVWFLQFSHNGQYLASASGDHLVIIWEVNSDGTVNLKDILSGHQKPIFHVSWSPDGLQLLTCGVQETARRWNVYSGECLQVYEKNGVSIVSCEWAPDGKGIYFGFTDKSMSMWNLEGKEVECWKGQRIVSISDLGVTSDGKKIITICKNSVILLFDKESNVEKFIEEDETITSFSLSSDNKFLLVSLVNQEIHLWNIEGHFKLVGKYKGHKRTRYVLKACFGGFQQSFVACGSEDAQVYIWHRGSGKLVETLPGHSGAVNSVSWNPGNPHMLASASDDGTIRIWGLNQVKMKPRGPDSNGVHYSNGGTPGEKARVLE from the exons ATGGGAGGTGTAGAGGATGATCAACCACCCTCAAAACGTGTGAAAGTAACGTCTAAACATTTGGAAGGATTTGCAAACGGATTTTCTCCCAGAGAGTCCCCGAGTTGTTCATTGAGTTTGATGATGGCTCGGCCCCTGTCATCCAAAGGGGACGATGAGATTCTTGGTACGAAAGGAATTGTCAAGAAAGTGGAACTGGTCAGAATCATAACTGAGGCACTGTATTCTCTTGGCTATGAGCGAACGGGTGCACATCTAGAAGAAGAGTCCGGAATTCATTTACAATCATCTGTAGTAAAGTTATTCATGCAGCAAATTCTTGATGGAAATTGGGATAAAAGTTTACACACTTTGCATAAATTTAGCCAACTGGATGAAACTACTATTAAGTCTGCATCTTTTGTTATATTAGAGCAAAAATTTCTTGAACTTTTGGATGAGGAAAAGCTGATGGATGCTTTGAAAACATTGAGGACTGAGATTGCACCGCTTTGCATAAACAGTAATAGAATCCACAACCTTTCTACTTGCATCGTATCACCTTCCCAGTATGATCAGACGGAATTTGCAGCTAAAACTGCCGTGAAGGCCAAAGCTCGGTCGGCATTACTAGAGGAATTGCAACGGATCTTTCCACCAACGGTGATTATACCAGAACGAAGATTGGTCCATCTTGTTGAGCAGGCTCTTGACTTGCAACGAGATGCTTGCATTTTTCACAATTCTCTAGTTCAGGATATGTCATTATACACCGACCATCAGTGTGGACGGGATCAAATTCCTTCTCAAACTTTACAG ATTCTACAAGAACACTCTGATGAAGTCTGGTTCTTGCAATTTTCACATAATGGACAATACTTGGCTTCAGCATCGGGTGATCACTTGGTCATTATTTGGGAG GTGAATTCAGATGGCACAGTCAACTTGAAGGATATATTATCTGGTCATCAGAAACCTATATTTCATGTATCATGGAGTCCCGATGGCCTTCAGCTTCTCACTTGTGGTGTCCAGGAGACTGCCAGACGTTGGAATGTTTATTCTGGTGAATGTCTCCAGGTTTATGAAAAAAATGGCGTTAGTATAGTTTCGTGTGAATGGGCTCCGGATGGGAAAGGAATATACTTCGGGTTTACTGATAAAAGCATGAGCATGTGGAATTTAGAAGGGAAGGAGGTGGAATGTTGGAAAGGGCAACGAATTGTTAGTATCTCAGATTTAGGAGTCACAAGTGATGGTAAAAAGATCATTACTATTTGCAAGAACTCTGTTATATTACTCTTTGACAAAGAATCAAATGTCGAAAAATTTATCGAGGAAGATGAGACTATAACGTCGTTTTCATTATCAAGTGACAATAAGTTTCTCCTGGTTAGTCTTGTAAACCAAGAAATTCATCTTTGGAATATTGAGGGGCATTTCAAGCTTGTTGGCAAATACAAAGGTCACAAACGTACTAGATATGTCCTCAAAGCTTGCTTTGGTGGATTTCAACAATCATTTGTTGCTTGTGGCAGTGAGGATGCACAG GTATATATATGGCACAGGGGTTCGGGAAAGCTGGTTGAAACTTTGCCAGGTCATTCTGGAGCTGTTAACAGCGTAAGCTGGAATCCAGGAAACCCCCATATGTTGGCATCAGCCAGTGATGATGGCACTATACGAATTTGGGGTTTGAATCAGGTAAAGATGAAACCCAGAGGGCCAGACAGCAACGGTGTTCATTATAGCAATGGAGGTACTCCAGGCGAGAAAGCAAGGGTTCTTGAATAA